From a single Silene latifolia isolate original U9 population chromosome 6, ASM4854445v1, whole genome shotgun sequence genomic region:
- the LOC141586088 gene encoding riboflavin biosynthesis protein PYRD, chloroplastic-like produces the protein MLHESLSNSITRLNPQFFPPSHPKSLAIHKFLSGSCNSPNWVTNSHKKFPTFQKIQIDCSSRFNLGLCSVGKSVSWECFSLKNGDENGDYDDAYYMRKGLELARNAAGCTSPNPMVGCVIVKDGMIVGQGFHPKAGQPHAEVFALRDAGELAENATAYVTLEPCNHYGKTPPCSEALIKAKVKKVVVGMVDPNPIVSSRGIDRLREAGIEVVVGVEEDSCKKLNEAFIHKMLYGKPFVTLRYSISINGVIAEELGDNVTDCGGYYSKLLQEYDAVIHSSTSVTQEISVLSSREPNARQPLHIFIAKDHDSLSHILNLPEEGDFKAIVFADKELPLEPQISQKGIETVVMDHISMDPILDYCGKQGFCNVFVDLRGKLDCFNEILKDGLETSSVQKVVVEVLPLWVNNEVDSSLAKMSLTQRKRLQNLSTSISGDSVVLEGYL, from the exons ATGCTTCATGAATCTCTTTCAAACTCAATCACCAGACTCaatccccaatttttcccaccatcCCACCCAAAATCTCTAGCAATTCACAAATTCCTTTCTGGGTCTTGTAATTCACCCAATTGGGTCACCAATTCACACAAAAAGTTCCCAACTTTTCAAAAAATACAAATTGATTGTAGTTCAAGATTCAATCTTGGGTTATGTAGTGTAGGCAAAAGTGTATCTTGGGAATGTTTTAGTTTGAAAAATGGTGATGAAAATGGAGATTATGATGATGCGTATTATATGAGAAAGGGTTTAGAATTGGCAAGAAATGCAGCAGGGTGTACTAGTCCTAATCCTATGGTTGGGTGTGTTATTGTTAAAGATGGTATGATTGTTGGTCAAGGGTTTCACCCGAAAGCCGGTCAGCCTCATGCTGAG GTCTTTGCGTTGAGAGACGCTGGGGAATTGGCGGAGAATGCAACGGCATATGTTACCTTGGAACCCTGCAACCATTATGGTAAAACTCCTCCTTGCAGTGAAGCTTTGATCAAAGCCAAAGTGAAGAAAGTAGTAGTTGGTATGGTGGATCCCAACCCCATTGTTTCTTCGAGGGGGATCGACAGACTTCGAGAGGCTGGCATTGAAGTAGTTGTTGGAGTTGAGGAAGACTCTTGCAAGAAGCTCAATGAAGCATTCATCCATAAAATGCTTTACGGGAAACCTTTTGTAACTCTTAG AtactccatctccataaatggcGTAATCGCAGAAGAGCTTGGGGATAATGTCACTGACTGTGGGGGGTATTACTCAAAATTGCTTCAAGAATACGATGCAGTGATACATTCATCTACGTCAGTTACTCAAGAAATCTCTGTTCTTTCATCACGAGAACCTAACGCTCGTCAACCTCTTCATATATTCATAGCTAAGGACCATGACTCTCTCAGTCACATTCTCAATTTACCCGAGGAAGGTGATTTCAAGGCAATCGTGTTTGCTGATAAAGAACTACCTCTCGAACCACAGATATCCCAAAAGGGGATTGAAACTGTTGTTATGGATCACATTAGTATGGATCCTATTCTGGATTATTGTGGTAAACAAGGATTTTGCAATGTGTTTGTTGATTTAAGAGGGAAGCTTGATTGTTTTAACGAAATTTTGAAAGACGGTCTTGAGACAAGTTCGGTGCAGAAGGTTGTGGTGGAGGTTTTACCTCTCTGGGTTAACAATGAAGTCGATTCTTCATTGGCTAAAATGAGTCTGACCCAAAGGAAAAGGTTGCAGAACTTATCAACGAGTATCTCAGGCGACAGTGTCGTGTTGGAGGGATATTTATGA